The following proteins come from a genomic window of Acidimicrobiales bacterium:
- a CDS encoding UvrD-helicase domain-containing protein: MPEPTVPIDQAARDRIVGDLETTLFVEAGAGTGKTSALVDRIVSLVVSGVSVEHIAAITFTDRAATELRDRVRRRLEAMATGKGTEAEAAGRALVELDGAALCTLHAFAQRILVEHPIEAGLPPAVEVMDEVSSLVDFDERWAGVVDTLLGDPQHAFTVLVAFELGISLRLLRDMAHRLDDNWDLVDDRLVSTPDPRPIDIGPLLADLREVVDLREHCTAQADTMLDRLDRVEAIADQLQEADGNPLSVVRVLGDRKDVTSRKKVGNKKNWAGSVPIDQVRDQLWSADDRIEAEVQRLNDEVIDRLVEVVGRGAVEAAEKRRRQGQLGFHDLLVLARRVLTESGHGLAVRAALADHYRCLLLDEFQDTDPLQIELAALIADPDTVTDDWRRLRPRPGSLFFVGDPKQSIYGFRRADMAVYLDAREAFGDNAVHLEQNFRTTVPILDWVNAVFERLIDHRHRKQPEYTPLVPARVDGSTGPPVVLLGADDSEKRGADDLRATSAADVAAVVSTALAEGWTVVNELKPAADGSPPVEAWRPCQPRDIAILVRSRTPVDALAAALTDAGIPYRIEAGFNPLATDEVRDLLTTLRAVDDPTDELALATALRSPLFGCGDDDLFEFTSAGGRWNHQDPGSSGLSDDHPVLEGIAWMATMHARRPWEGAADLVGHLVRDRRAMELALCSPRPRDAWRRIRTFLDTARAFGETRGSDLRSFLAWCRLHAADDVRVDEVVPPEPDDNAVRILTMHGAKGLEFPICVLADLGSKRMSGGMAVHFPEEGGIAVALTKKLANAAHRAHADALLDADHLERLRLLYVAATRARDHLVLALHRSTPAKEPDHTGTVTNAEILATASADLDTHVVLEPTVLPLPALLPPDTTPIPDEATWAVELDNARVGGERRRTVSATSLAADDAEPDDEAERRWHGEAGRHGPAIGRAVHQALEVTDLAGDGSAEGLAAATAENVDPDAVVAKVAAALAAPSVRAAAAVEHWRELYVAVPINDDVLLEGYLDLAWRSTEDGVDGLTVLDYKTDAFTDDVDLDAKVARYRHQGAAYALALGRTTGRPVHRMVFCFVGGPDGTPAVERRVDNLDAAVAEVEALLAAQAPSLGRPDAN; encoded by the coding sequence GTGCCTGAGCCGACCGTGCCCATCGACCAGGCGGCGCGTGACCGCATCGTCGGCGACCTCGAGACGACCCTGTTCGTCGAGGCCGGTGCCGGAACCGGCAAGACCAGCGCCCTCGTCGACCGCATCGTGTCCCTCGTGGTCTCGGGCGTGTCCGTGGAGCACATCGCCGCCATTACGTTCACCGACCGGGCGGCCACCGAACTCCGTGACCGGGTCCGTCGCCGCCTCGAGGCGATGGCCACCGGGAAGGGTACCGAGGCCGAGGCCGCCGGCCGGGCGCTCGTGGAACTCGACGGGGCTGCGCTGTGCACCCTCCACGCCTTCGCCCAGCGGATCCTCGTCGAGCACCCCATCGAGGCCGGGCTGCCGCCGGCGGTAGAGGTCATGGACGAGGTGTCGTCTTTGGTTGACTTCGATGAGCGCTGGGCCGGAGTCGTCGACACGCTGCTCGGCGATCCACAGCACGCCTTCACGGTGCTGGTCGCCTTCGAACTCGGCATCAGCCTCCGCCTCCTCCGCGACATGGCTCACCGACTCGACGACAACTGGGACCTCGTCGATGACCGGCTGGTGTCCACGCCCGATCCCCGGCCGATCGACATCGGGCCGTTGCTCGCCGACCTGCGTGAGGTGGTTGACCTCCGCGAACACTGCACCGCCCAGGCGGACACGATGCTCGATCGCCTCGACCGGGTCGAGGCGATCGCCGACCAACTCCAAGAGGCTGATGGCAACCCCCTTTCCGTGGTCCGGGTCCTCGGCGACCGCAAGGACGTCACCAGCCGGAAGAAGGTCGGCAACAAGAAGAACTGGGCGGGCAGCGTCCCCATCGATCAGGTGCGCGACCAACTCTGGTCTGCCGACGACCGCATCGAAGCCGAGGTGCAACGGCTCAACGACGAGGTAATCGACCGCCTGGTAGAGGTCGTGGGCCGTGGTGCGGTCGAAGCCGCCGAAAAGCGGCGGCGGCAGGGGCAGCTCGGCTTCCACGACCTGCTGGTCCTGGCTCGGCGCGTCCTGACCGAATCAGGCCATGGGCTCGCCGTGCGCGCCGCTCTCGCCGACCACTACCGCTGCCTCCTGCTCGACGAGTTCCAGGACACCGACCCGCTCCAGATCGAGTTGGCAGCCCTCATCGCCGACCCAGACACCGTCACGGACGACTGGCGCCGACTGCGCCCCCGGCCCGGGTCGCTGTTCTTCGTCGGCGACCCGAAGCAGTCGATCTACGGGTTCCGACGGGCCGACATGGCCGTCTACCTCGACGCCCGCGAGGCTTTTGGCGACAACGCCGTGCACCTCGAGCAGAACTTCCGGACCACCGTGCCCATCCTCGACTGGGTCAACGCCGTGTTCGAACGCCTCATCGACCACCGGCACCGGAAACAACCCGAGTACACGCCCCTGGTTCCCGCCCGGGTTGACGGTTCCACCGGTCCCCCGGTTGTGCTACTCGGCGCCGACGATTCGGAAAAGCGCGGTGCCGACGACCTCCGTGCAACGTCGGCAGCCGATGTCGCCGCCGTCGTGAGCACGGCACTGGCCGAGGGCTGGACGGTTGTCAACGAGTTGAAGCCGGCCGCCGACGGCAGCCCACCCGTCGAGGCCTGGCGACCCTGCCAACCCCGCGACATAGCCATCCTCGTCCGCAGTCGTACCCCGGTCGACGCCCTGGCCGCCGCACTCACCGATGCCGGGATCCCCTACCGCATCGAAGCGGGCTTCAACCCCCTGGCCACCGACGAGGTCCGCGACCTCCTGACCACCCTCCGGGCCGTCGACGACCCCACGGACGAACTGGCCCTGGCCACGGCACTGCGCTCGCCTCTCTTCGGCTGCGGCGACGACGACCTGTTCGAGTTCACCTCGGCCGGTGGGCGCTGGAACCACCAGGACCCCGGCTCCTCCGGCCTCTCCGACGACCACCCGGTGCTCGAGGGCATCGCCTGGATGGCGACCATGCACGCCCGACGGCCCTGGGAGGGGGCTGCCGACCTGGTCGGCCACCTCGTGCGGGACCGTCGCGCCATGGAGTTGGCGCTCTGTTCGCCGCGGCCCCGCGACGCATGGCGACGCATCCGCACGTTCCTCGACACGGCACGGGCCTTCGGCGAGACACGGGGCAGCGACCTCCGGTCGTTCCTGGCCTGGTGCCGCCTCCATGCGGCGGACGACGTCCGGGTCGACGAGGTCGTGCCGCCGGAACCCGATGACAACGCCGTGCGAATCCTCACGATGCATGGCGCCAAGGGCCTCGAGTTCCCGATCTGCGTCCTCGCCGACCTCGGCAGCAAGCGCATGAGCGGCGGAATGGCCGTCCACTTCCCCGAGGAGGGTGGCATCGCCGTGGCGCTCACCAAGAAGCTGGCGAACGCCGCCCATCGGGCCCACGCCGACGCCCTGCTCGATGCCGACCACCTCGAGCGGCTACGCCTCCTCTATGTAGCCGCCACCCGTGCCCGCGACCACCTAGTCCTCGCCCTGCACCGCAGCACGCCGGCCAAGGAGCCCGACCACACTGGCACGGTGACCAACGCCGAGATCCTCGCCACCGCCTCGGCCGACCTCGACACGCACGTGGTGCTCGAGCCGACCGTGCTTCCGCTGCCGGCGCTGCTCCCACCCGACACTACGCCGATCCCTGACGAGGCAACCTGGGCTGTCGAACTCGACAACGCCCGGGTCGGTGGCGAGAGGCGGCGCACCGTCTCGGCCACATCGCTGGCTGCCGACGACGCCGAACCGGACGACGAGGCCGAACGCCGGTGGCACGGCGAGGCCGGACGGCACGGTCCGGCGATCGGGCGAGCTGTGCACCAGGCCCTCGAGGTCACCGACTTGGCAGGTGACGGCAGCGCCGAGGGACTTGCAGCGGCGACAGCCGAGAACGTCGATCCCGATGCTGTCGTCGCAAAGGTCGCCGCCGCTCTTGCGGCACCCTCGGTGCGGGCCGCTGCTGCTGTCGAGCACTGGCGCGAGCTCTACGTAGCCGTGCCGATCAACGACGACGTACTCCTCGAGGGCTACCTCGACCTGGCGTGGCGCTCAACCGAAGACGGCGTCGACGGCCTCACGGTCCTCGACTACAAGACCGACGCCTTCACCGACGATGTCGACCTCGATGCCAAGGTCGCCCGCTACCGGCACCAGGGCGCCGCCTACGCCCTCGCCCTCGGTCGGACCACCGGTCGGCCCGTCCACCGCATGGTCTTCTGCTTCGTGGGCGGGCCCGACGGCACCCCGGCCGTCGAGCGCCGGGTCGACAACCTCGATGCTGCCGTCGCCGAGGTCGAGGCCCTGCTGGCGGCGCAGGCCCCCAGCCTCGGCAGGCCGGACGCCAACTGA
- a CDS encoding TIGR03619 family F420-dependent LLM class oxidoreductase, protein MANLVPEGGALYGIQLPIQTLTRTLVDPWEDDATAGDLVTVARAAEAAGLDFIGVCDHVAIPDNDYAAHMRTTWYDPVATLAWLGGQTESIRLLSVVWIAAYRHPLLTASSFGTLAHLTGDRLILGVGAGHVEAEFAALGVDYHRRGRLLDECIDAVRGAYADTYVSHDGEAYSYADVGISPGPTSRDLPIWVGGSGAAAWRRTGQRGDGYIPMGAQRDQYPEIIDAILRSADEAGRGGTGFDIGIMPGWAYIGEPPDGLPPAWLTGPPERIAEELRADRDVGANTFHLKFRARTIEEYLDQLAAFGEQVRPLL, encoded by the coding sequence ATGGCCAACCTGGTCCCCGAGGGTGGGGCACTCTACGGCATCCAACTCCCCATCCAGACTCTGACGCGCACCCTCGTCGACCCCTGGGAGGACGACGCCACCGCCGGCGACCTGGTCACTGTCGCCCGGGCGGCCGAGGCGGCCGGCCTTGACTTCATAGGTGTCTGCGACCACGTGGCGATCCCCGACAACGACTACGCCGCCCACATGCGGACCACCTGGTACGACCCAGTGGCGACGCTGGCGTGGCTGGGCGGTCAGACCGAGTCGATCCGCCTCCTCTCCGTGGTGTGGATCGCCGCCTACCGCCATCCCCTCCTCACGGCCAGCTCGTTCGGAACCCTCGCCCACCTGACCGGAGATCGGCTCATCCTCGGCGTCGGCGCCGGACACGTCGAGGCCGAGTTCGCGGCGCTCGGCGTGGACTACCACCGCAGGGGTCGACTCCTCGACGAGTGCATCGATGCCGTACGTGGCGCGTATGCGGACACGTACGTCAGCCACGACGGCGAGGCCTACTCGTACGCCGACGTCGGCATCTCCCCCGGTCCGACGTCACGGGACCTCCCGATCTGGGTCGGTGGCTCGGGCGCGGCGGCGTGGCGACGGACCGGCCAGAGGGGCGACGGCTACATACCGATGGGGGCACAACGGGATCAGTACCCGGAGATCATCGACGCCATCCTCCGATCAGCCGACGAGGCAGGACGGGGCGGTACCGGGTTCGACATCGGGATCATGCCTGGCTGGGCCTACATCGGTGAACCGCCCGATGGCCTTCCCCCCGCCTGGCTGACCGGCCCACCGGAGAGGATCGCCGAAGAACTGCGAGCCGACCGCGACGTCGGCGCCAACACCTTCCACCTGAAGTTCCGGGCTCGCACCATCGAGGAATACCTAGACCAGCTGGCCGCGTTCGGCGAGCAGGTCCGGCCACTTCTCTGA
- a CDS encoding phytanoyl-CoA dioxygenase family protein, whose amino-acid sequence MSALSTEPLRPVTDDELARFVADGVVHLPGILPTAWLKHLTGPVDETIADPSITADMTALRAGLGGAGDKAEEGGRFLSGVDHWLHDSAFASFATTSPLPAIAGALMCADRIHLYEDSVLVKEPGTVEATVLHQDLGYFHLSGERICTCWVPLDPVSVDSGAMVYVRGSHRSGTVYRPNWFVTRDPLPDTEGEAVPTIQPDDDRVACIPAEPGDVIVHHAATLHGSGPNRSATTRRRAVSVRYCGDGVRYEIRPGAPSKPHHAHIRSGDPVVDHPGCPQVWSRPVGSGR is encoded by the coding sequence ATGTCGGCGCTGTCGACCGAGCCCCTCAGGCCAGTCACCGATGACGAGCTCGCCAGGTTCGTCGCCGACGGCGTCGTCCACCTCCCTGGAATCCTCCCCACCGCCTGGCTGAAACACCTGACCGGACCTGTCGACGAGACGATCGCCGATCCGTCCATCACCGCCGACATGACGGCGCTCAGGGCCGGGCTGGGCGGAGCAGGTGACAAGGCAGAGGAAGGCGGCCGCTTCCTCTCCGGAGTCGACCACTGGCTACACGACAGCGCCTTCGCCTCCTTCGCCACCACCTCGCCGCTACCTGCCATCGCCGGCGCCCTCATGTGCGCCGACCGGATCCACCTCTACGAGGACTCGGTGCTGGTCAAGGAGCCGGGAACCGTCGAGGCGACGGTCCTGCACCAGGACCTGGGCTACTTCCACCTGTCCGGCGAACGCATCTGCACCTGCTGGGTTCCCCTCGATCCGGTATCCGTCGATAGCGGCGCCATGGTCTACGTACGTGGTTCGCACCGCTCGGGGACCGTGTACCGGCCCAACTGGTTCGTGACCCGTGATCCACTCCCGGACACCGAAGGCGAAGCCGTCCCGACCATCCAGCCCGACGACGACCGTGTTGCGTGCATTCCCGCCGAGCCGGGCGACGTGATCGTCCACCATGCCGCCACCCTCCACGGCTCCGGTCCGAACCGGTCGGCCACCACGCGCCGGCGTGCCGTCTCGGTGCGCTACTGCGGCGACGGCGTCCGCTACGAGATCCGACCCGGAGCGCCCTCCAAACCCCATCACGCCCACATCCGATCCGGTGACCCGGTCGTCGACCACCCCGGGTGTCCACAGGTCTGGAGCCGGCCCGTAGGGTCCGGCCGATGA
- a CDS encoding FadD3 family acyl-CoA ligase: MSASWSTIPRLVDDAAERFGDLEAFVDGDRRWTFAEYRDRIHAAARALMARGIGPGDRIAVWAPNVAEWAVAAIGAHCVGAVLVPINTRFKGREAGHLLDRTSARILFTVTDFLDTNYVALLRDSDQGTGLDEVVVLRGTVPEGCTSWQEFMAAGDGVDDADRAARSAGVDGDDLCHLMFTSGTTGSPKGAMLRHSAICRAFESWSDVVGLRAGDRYLVVNPFFHAFGLNSGILACLMRGVTLVPHPVFDVPAVMRRIGEEHITMFPGPPAIYQTILNHPDLDGFDLSSLRLAVTGAAAIPVQMIHDMRDRLGFEKVVTGYGLTEASGIATMCRHDDDPALIAGTSGRAIDDVEVRVVDPDGTECPAGQPGEVVIRGYNVMVGYLDDPGQTDEAIDPDGWLHTGDIGVMDAAGYLDITDRVKDMFINGGFNVYPAEVEQVMGAHPDIGQVAVVGVPDERLGEVGMAFVVAAVGTSPDPAGILAWCKAEMANYKAPRHVEVVDALPVNASGKVLKFELRERGAAID, from the coding sequence ATGAGTGCGTCCTGGTCCACGATCCCGCGGCTGGTCGACGACGCCGCCGAACGCTTCGGCGACCTCGAGGCCTTCGTCGACGGCGACAGGCGGTGGACGTTCGCCGAGTACCGGGACCGGATACACGCCGCCGCCCGGGCCCTGATGGCCCGGGGAATAGGCCCCGGCGACCGCATAGCCGTGTGGGCCCCCAACGTGGCTGAGTGGGCGGTGGCGGCGATCGGCGCCCACTGTGTTGGCGCGGTCCTCGTCCCGATCAACACCCGCTTCAAGGGCCGTGAGGCCGGGCACCTCCTGGACCGCACGTCGGCCCGGATCCTCTTCACAGTCACCGACTTCCTGGACACCAACTACGTCGCCCTGCTGCGCGACTCCGACCAGGGCACCGGGTTGGACGAGGTGGTCGTGCTACGGGGCACCGTCCCCGAAGGCTGCACCTCCTGGCAGGAGTTCATGGCCGCCGGAGACGGTGTCGACGACGCGGACCGGGCCGCCCGATCGGCGGGCGTCGACGGCGACGACCTCTGCCATCTCATGTTCACGTCGGGCACCACCGGATCTCCGAAGGGCGCCATGCTCCGCCACTCGGCGATCTGCCGGGCCTTCGAGTCGTGGAGCGACGTGGTCGGGCTCCGGGCCGGCGACCGCTACCTGGTCGTCAACCCGTTCTTCCACGCATTCGGCCTGAACTCCGGCATCCTCGCCTGCCTGATGAGGGGCGTAACGCTCGTCCCCCACCCGGTCTTCGACGTACCGGCGGTAATGAGGCGCATCGGCGAGGAGCACATCACCATGTTCCCCGGCCCTCCAGCCATCTACCAGACCATCCTGAACCACCCCGACCTGGACGGGTTCGACCTGTCCTCGCTGCGGCTGGCGGTGACCGGCGCGGCAGCGATACCGGTGCAGATGATCCACGACATGCGCGACCGTCTCGGCTTCGAGAAGGTGGTCACCGGCTACGGGCTCACCGAGGCCTCGGGGATCGCCACCATGTGCCGCCACGACGACGACCCGGCCCTCATCGCCGGGACCTCGGGACGGGCCATCGACGACGTCGAGGTACGGGTCGTGGACCCGGACGGCACGGAGTGCCCAGCCGGCCAACCGGGTGAGGTGGTGATCCGTGGCTACAACGTGATGGTCGGCTACCTGGACGATCCCGGGCAGACGGATGAGGCCATCGACCCCGACGGCTGGCTGCACACCGGCGACATCGGGGTCATGGACGCCGCCGGCTACCTGGACATCACCGACCGTGTGAAGGACATGTTCATCAACGGCGGCTTCAACGTGTACCCGGCGGAGGTAGAGCAGGTCATGGGAGCCCACCCCGACATCGGACAGGTGGCGGTAGTCGGAGTGCCGGACGAGCGGCTGGGAGAGGTGGGCATGGCCTTCGTGGTGGCGGCCGTCGGAACCTCACCGGATCCGGCGGGCATCCTCGCCTGGTGCAAGGCCGAGATGGCCAACTACAAGGCCCCACGCCATGTCGAGGTGGTCGATGCCCTGCCCGTGAACGCCAGCGGCAAGGTCCTCAAGTTCGAGCTCAGGGAACGGGGCGCGGCGATCGACTGA
- the ileS gene encoding isoleucine--tRNA ligase, protein MSDEHPPSPDAPDLPAAPYPEVGRADFAAIEERVLARWESEGTFRTSIEARPVDDEFVFFDGPPFANGLPHHGHLLTGYVKDVVPRYRTMRGQRVDRRFGWDCHGLPAEMEAAKELPVSGRADIIDYGIGRFNDQCRESVLRYTGEWEKTVTRQARWVDFEDDYKTMDLSYMESVMWAFKQLWDKGLVYEAYRVMPYSWGAETPLSNFEIRLDDATRPRQDPAITVTFDLTPADGDPGPMRIMAWTTTPWTLPSNLALAVGPDVTYSLHQAADGTVFVLGADAVDRYAAQLEDTTEIGTLAGRDLVGRTFTPMFDFFAERTDAFRILGADFVDASDGTGVVHMAPGFGEDDQVVCEAAGIPIGRVVPVDDQGRFTDEVGRWAGLNVFDANPEIIRDLKEAGKVVRHDTYEHNYPHCWRTDTPIIYKAISSWFVKVTDIRDRLLATNQQINWVPDHVKDGRFGMWLEGARDWSISRNRFWGSPIPVWRSDDPAYPRIDVYGSLDEIQRDFGVRPDDLHRPFIDHLTRPNPDDPTGASTMRRVPEVLDCWFESGSMPFAQVHYPFENGEWFDEHFPADFIVEYINQTRGWFYTLHVLAAALFDRPAFENVICHGILLAEDGTKLSKKLRNYTEPSVIFDHQGSDALRWYLMSSTILRGGDLRISDAGIDDVVRQVLLPVWNAYGFFTLYANVDGHRATMRTDSTRLLDRYLLAKVRTLVEAVAERMDAYDLPGATHEIQGFIDALNNWYIRRSRDRFWAKSAAADDADKRDAYDTLYTVLVTFSRVAAPFLPMVMEEIHTALTGGASVHLADWPEPDDLPSDPTLVAHMDRLRDVASTTLRLREEHGLRVRLPLSSLTVAGTDCEALADLVVLLVDEVNVKSVELTDDLGGHARFVLRPDGRALGPRLGGEVQAVFAAARSGRYDLHDDGTATVAGHLLQPDEFALGVESPEGVTAAALSSGDAVVVLDTEVTDDLAQEGLARDVVRQVQQARRDAELVVTDRIRLVLDGDDAVLDAVRAHEDHVAGQVLATELAYGPVDADSDGAIVATVEGATLRFRLSTT, encoded by the coding sequence ATGAGCGACGAGCACCCCCCCTCCCCAGACGCCCCCGACCTGCCGGCCGCCCCGTATCCCGAGGTGGGTCGGGCCGACTTCGCGGCCATCGAGGAACGGGTTCTGGCCCGCTGGGAGTCCGAGGGCACGTTCCGCACCTCCATCGAGGCCCGCCCGGTCGACGACGAGTTCGTCTTCTTCGACGGCCCACCATTCGCCAACGGCCTGCCCCACCACGGCCACCTGCTCACCGGCTACGTGAAGGACGTGGTCCCCCGCTACCGGACGATGCGCGGCCAACGGGTGGACCGACGGTTCGGCTGGGACTGCCACGGGCTGCCCGCCGAGATGGAGGCCGCGAAGGAACTCCCGGTCTCCGGACGGGCCGACATCATCGACTACGGCATCGGCCGCTTCAACGACCAGTGCCGGGAGTCGGTGCTCCGCTACACCGGAGAGTGGGAGAAGACGGTCACCCGGCAGGCCCGGTGGGTCGACTTCGAGGACGACTACAAGACCATGGACCTCTCCTACATGGAGTCGGTCATGTGGGCGTTCAAGCAACTCTGGGACAAGGGCCTCGTCTACGAGGCGTACCGGGTAATGCCGTACTCCTGGGGAGCCGAGACCCCGCTGTCCAACTTCGAGATCCGCCTCGACGATGCCACCCGTCCCCGCCAGGACCCTGCGATCACGGTGACCTTCGACCTGACACCGGCCGACGGCGACCCGGGACCCATGCGGATCATGGCGTGGACGACCACTCCATGGACCCTGCCATCGAACCTCGCCCTTGCCGTCGGGCCCGACGTCACCTACTCGCTGCACCAGGCCGCCGACGGCACGGTGTTCGTGCTGGGTGCCGACGCCGTTGACCGCTACGCCGCCCAGTTGGAGGACACCACCGAGATAGGCACGCTCGCCGGACGCGACCTGGTGGGCCGAACCTTCACCCCGATGTTCGACTTCTTCGCCGAGAGGACAGACGCCTTCCGGATCCTGGGGGCCGACTTCGTGGATGCCTCGGACGGCACCGGCGTCGTCCACATGGCTCCCGGTTTCGGCGAGGACGACCAGGTCGTCTGCGAGGCCGCCGGCATCCCAATCGGACGGGTGGTCCCGGTTGACGACCAGGGACGGTTCACCGACGAGGTCGGGCGGTGGGCCGGCCTGAACGTCTTCGACGCCAACCCTGAGATCATCCGCGACCTCAAGGAGGCCGGCAAGGTCGTCCGCCACGACACCTACGAGCACAACTACCCGCACTGCTGGCGGACCGACACGCCAATCATCTACAAGGCAATCTCGTCCTGGTTCGTGAAGGTCACCGACATCCGGGACCGACTCCTGGCCACCAACCAGCAGATCAACTGGGTCCCCGACCACGTGAAGGACGGCCGCTTCGGCATGTGGCTGGAGGGCGCCCGTGACTGGTCGATCAGCCGCAACCGCTTCTGGGGCTCACCCATCCCGGTCTGGCGCAGCGATGACCCGGCATACCCGCGGATCGACGTCTACGGCAGCCTCGACGAGATCCAGCGGGACTTCGGCGTCCGGCCCGACGACCTCCACCGGCCGTTCATCGACCACCTGACCCGGCCCAACCCCGACGACCCGACCGGTGCGTCGACGATGCGCCGGGTACCGGAGGTCCTGGACTGCTGGTTCGAGTCGGGCTCGATGCCGTTCGCGCAGGTGCACTACCCGTTCGAGAACGGTGAGTGGTTCGACGAGCACTTCCCGGCCGACTTCATCGTCGAGTACATAAACCAGACCCGCGGCTGGTTCTACACGTTGCACGTCCTTGCCGCCGCCCTGTTCGACCGGCCGGCCTTCGAGAACGTCATATGCCACGGAATCCTGCTTGCCGAGGACGGCACCAAGCTGTCGAAGAAGTTGCGCAACTACACCGAGCCGTCGGTCATCTTCGACCACCAGGGGTCCGACGCCCTGCGTTGGTACCTGATGTCGTCGACCATCCTCCGGGGTGGCGACCTGCGGATCTCCGATGCCGGCATCGACGACGTGGTGCGCCAGGTGCTGCTGCCCGTCTGGAACGCCTACGGCTTCTTCACCCTGTACGCCAACGTCGACGGGCACAGGGCCACGATGCGAACCGACTCCACCCGGCTGCTGGACCGTTACCTGCTCGCCAAGGTCCGCACGCTGGTGGAGGCGGTGGCCGAACGGATGGACGCCTACGACCTGCCGGGCGCCACCCATGAGATCCAGGGGTTCATCGACGCGCTCAACAACTGGTACATCCGCCGCAGCAGGGACCGGTTCTGGGCAAAGTCGGCAGCCGCCGACGACGCCGACAAGCGCGATGCCTACGACACCCTCTACACGGTCCTGGTGACCTTCTCCCGGGTGGCCGCGCCGTTCCTCCCAATGGTGATGGAGGAGATCCACACCGCCCTGACCGGTGGTGCCAGCGTGCACCTGGCCGACTGGCCCGAACCCGACGACCTCCCCTCCGACCCGACCCTGGTCGCTCACATGGACCGCCTGCGCGACGTGGCGTCGACCACCCTGCGACTCAGGGAGGAACACGGGCTTCGGGTCCGCCTGCCGCTGTCGTCGCTGACCGTGGCGGGTACCGACTGCGAGGCCCTGGCCGACCTCGTCGTCCTGCTGGTCGACGAGGTCAACGTGAAGTCCGTGGAGTTGACCGATGACCTGGGGGGCCACGCCCGCTTCGTGCTCCGACCCGACGGGCGGGCGTTGGGACCCCGTCTGGGTGGTGAGGTACAGGCAGTCTTCGCTGCGGCACGCTCCGGCCGGTACGACCTCCACGATGACGGCACTGCGACCGTGGCCGGACACCTGCTCCAGCCCGACGAGTTCGCCCTGGGCGTCGAGTCACCCGAAGGCGTGACCGCCGCCGCGCTGAGCAGCGGCGACGCGGTCGTGGTGCTCGACACCGAGGTCACCGATGACCTGGCCCAGGAGGGCCTGGCCCGCGACGTGGTCCGCCAGGTCCAGCAGGCCCGACGGGACGCGGAGCTGGTGGTAACCGACCGGATCAGGCTGGTGCTGGACGGCGACGACGCCGTCCTGGATGCCGTCCGTGCCCATGAGGACCACGTGGCCGGCCAGGTGTTGGCAACCGAGTTGGCCTACGGTCCGGTGGACGCCGACTCGGACGGAGCCATCGTGGCCACCGTGGAAGGAGCCACGCTCCGCTTCCGGTTGAGCACAACCTGA
- a CDS encoding isopenicillin N synthase family oxygenase, with amino-acid sequence MTDSRRSHTSPILDVDLPAFESGDAATRRAVVDGTMRSLATGFVYVRHDLSEDLLDDAYGRLSDFFALPQERKDRYTVEGANGQTGYTGLLVETAAASDVPDWKEMLNWSAPVPIGHPLRRRFPHRYGDPTLPDEDLPGTTEVLMEFHRVTLELQRRVLRILAVGLGVDEGFFDAMLRDGAALTRALHYPSMDLAPGDEHVWAAEHGDINLITALPRATASGLQVSTDEGWIAAAPPDGHVIVNTGIMLDHLTNGLISPGIHRVVSDAPGERHSVVQFCHPTPWTMLAPISTCVTSENPLRYPTISASDRLEQVIWEINLVEAGRRLDD; translated from the coding sequence GTGACCGATTCCCGCCGATCCCACACGTCGCCGATCCTGGACGTCGACCTCCCGGCGTTCGAATCCGGCGATGCGGCCACCCGGCGCGCCGTCGTCGACGGCACCATGCGCAGCCTCGCCACCGGCTTCGTGTACGTACGCCACGACCTGTCCGAGGACCTGCTCGACGACGCATACGGACGCCTCTCGGACTTCTTCGCCCTCCCGCAGGAACGCAAGGACCGCTACACCGTGGAAGGGGCCAATGGACAGACCGGGTACACGGGCCTGCTGGTCGAGACCGCAGCGGCCTCCGACGTCCCGGACTGGAAGGAGATGCTCAACTGGAGCGCTCCGGTGCCGATCGGCCATCCACTCCGCCGGCGCTTCCCCCACCGGTACGGCGATCCCACGCTGCCCGACGAGGACCTCCCGGGCACGACGGAGGTGCTGATGGAGTTCCACAGGGTCACCCTGGAACTGCAGCGCAGGGTGCTTCGGATCCTGGCGGTCGGCCTGGGGGTCGACGAGGGGTTCTTCGATGCCATGCTGCGAGACGGGGCGGCCCTCACCCGGGCCCTCCACTACCCGTCGATGGACCTGGCACCCGGCGACGAGCACGTCTGGGCCGCCGAGCACGGAGACATCAACCTCATCACCGCCCTTCCCCGGGCCACCGCCTCGGGCCTCCAGGTCAGTACCGACGAGGGGTGGATCGCCGCCGCCCCGCCCGATGGACATGTCATCGTCAACACCGGGATCATGCTCGACCACCTCACCAACGGCCTGATCTCCCCGGGCATACACCGGGTGGTCTCCGACGCTCCGGGCGAGCGCCACTCGGTGGTCCAGTTCTGCCACCCGACGCCGTGGACGATGCTGGCCCCGATATCGACCTGCGTTACGTCGGAGAACCCTCTGCGCTACCCGACCATCTCGGCATCGGACCGCCTGGAGCAGGTGATCTGGGAGATCAACCTGGTGGAGGCGGGTCGGCGGCTGGACGACTGA